The segment GCACCGGCCGCCTGCGCATCGCTCGCGAGTTGCTGCAGCCGGGCGTAATGGCGCGGCGACACGATCGTCGTGTAATCGCCGTTGGTCGACAGGTCGGGATACATCTTCGCGAGCCGCGCCCGCGCGCGCTCGATGAACGCGGCTTCCATCCCGCGCGGCAGCAGCACGTAGTCGGGCGCGATGCAGGTCTGGCCCGCGTTCAGCGTCTTGCCCGCGACGATCGCGTCGACGGCTGCGTCGAAGCGCGCATTCGGGCCGACGATCGCCGGCGACTTGCCGCCGAGCTCGAGCGTGACGGGCGTGAGGTTGTCGGCTGCCGCGCGCATTACGTGGCGGCCGACTTGCGTCGAGCCGGTGAACAGCAGGTGATCGAACGGCAGCCCGCTGAACGCGGCGCCGACCTCCGCATCGCCGTTCACGACCGCGACGTGGTCGCGCGTGAAGGTCTTCGCGATCAGTTGCTCGAACAGCGCCGACGTGCGCGGCGTCAGTTCGGACATCTTGATGATTGCGCGGTTGCCGGCGGCAAGCGCGCAGATCAGCGGGCCGGCCGCGAGCAGCACCGGGTAGTTCCACGGCACGACGATGCCGACCACGCCGAGCGGCTGCGGAATCACCTTCGCGCGTGCCGGGCGCAGCCACTTGTTCATCGGCTTGCGGATCGGCTTCATCCAGCGCTTGCCGTGCTTGAGCGCGTCGTCGATCTCTTCCTTCGCCATCCAGATTTCCGACAGCAGCACTTCCTGCTTCGCGCGATGGCCGAAATCGGCGCTGATCGCTTCGGCGAGCGCGTCCGAATTGTCGAGCAGCATCGTGCGCAACGCGCGCAGGTGCTGCACGCGCGTCTCCCATGCCGGGTACGGTGCGCGCAGGTAGGCCGCGCGCTGGTCGCGCAGCAGCGACGTCAGCGCATCGGCCGACGGCAGTGCTTGCGGGGCCAGTTCGGGCAGGTCGTTCTTCATGTCGTCTCCTCCAGTTGGGCCTGGCTTGTCGGCCAGCCGTCACGCCGCACGTGAGCGCTCGGCGAGCGCGGCGGCGCGGATCGGGGTGGTGCGCGTCGCCCGGCGTGGGGCCGGATGCGACGTGTGTTCAAAAACCGGTTGTTGCGTGCGACGGGCGTCGCATCCGCGCGACGGTATCCGCAGCCGAAAACCGCGCTGCAGCGCATGCGCGTGCCGCGCGATACGACTGTTGCCGGGCATGCGACGCTGCCGCGCGAGCGCTTGCCGGCGCACCGAAGCGGGGCAGCGCGACGCGCACGCCAATACGGGCGGCAGCACCTCGTGCCGCCGCGGCGGACAGCCGTCCAAACGGTCGGCGACGACGCATGCCGTTCGATTTCGATCTGCTGCGCGCATGATGCCGACTGTCCCCGCGCGGGCAGCCGTTTGAAATGAAATGCGGGCCGTGTGCAGTGCATCCGGGCAACCCGGTCGGCACGCGGCCTGCAGAACCTGGCGCTGCATCGTCGTCTCTCCCGTTTCGCGACGGATCGGCTTCTCGTGGCCGGCGCGTCGCGCGAAGCGAATCGATACATCTTAAATTTAGTTCACGCGGGCGTTTAGAGGAATCGCTCTTGAATCCGCACGCCGCGCGCATGACGGCCATTCCTACAATGCCCGAACATTACAGGACGCGGTCGCGCGGCGGTGCCGGGCGCCCTCCATGACACGACGGAGACGCGACATGCAATACGACTACATCATCGTCGGCGGCGGTTCGGGCGGTTCGAGCCTGGCAGGCCGCCTCGCCGATGCCTGCCCCGATGCGACGATCGCGCTGATCGAGGCCGGCTCGCATACGGAGCGCAACCTGCTCGTCAACATGCCGGTCGGCATCGCGGCGCTGGTGCCGTTCAAGCTCGGCACGAACTACGGCTACGAGACGGTGCCGCAGCCGGGCCTCGGCGGGCGGCGCGGCTACCAGCCGCGCGGGCGCGGGATGGGCGGCTCGAGCGCGATCAACGCGATGATCTATACGCGCGGCCACCCGGGCGACTACGACGAGTGGGCACAGCTCGGCGCGACAGGCTGGGGCTGGCAGGACGTGCTGCCGTATTTCCGCCGCGCGGAAGGCAACGAGCGCGGCGCCGATGCGTGGCACGGCGCGGATGGGCCGCTGTCGGTGTCCGATCTGCGCTTTCGCAATCCGTTCTCCGAACGATTCATCCAGGCCGCGCACGCGGCCGGCTATCCGCTGAACGACGACTTCAACGGCGCGACGCAGGAAGGCGTCGGTTTCTATCAGGTCACGCACCGCGACGGCTCGCGCTGCAGCGTCGCGCGTGCTTACATCTACGGCCGTAACCGGCCGAACCTGCACGTGATCACCGACGCGACGGTGTTGCGCGTCGGCTTCGACGGCAAGCGCGCGGTCGGCGTCGCGGTATCGCGCAACGGCCGTGTCGAGACGCTCGGCGCGCGCGCGGAAGTGATTCTGTCGGCCGGCGCGTTCAATTCGCCGCAACTGCTGATGTGTTCGGGGATCGGCCCGGCGGAGCAATTGCGCCGCCACGGGATCGCGGTCGTGCAGGATGCGCCGGACGTCGGCACGAACCTGATCGACCACATCGACTTCATCATCAACACGCGCGTGAATTCGTCGGAACTGGTCGGCGTGTGCCTGCGCGGGATCGCGAAGATGACGCCCGCGCTCGCGCGCTATTTCTCGAGCCGCACGGGGATGATGACGAGCAACGTCGCGGAGGCCGGCGGCTTCATCAAGAGCGATCCGTCGCTCGAACGTCCCGACCTGCAACTGCATTTCTGCACGGCGCTCGTCGACGACCACAACCGCAAGATGCACTGGGGCTTCGGCTATTCGCTGCACGTGTGTGCGCTGCGGCCGTTCAGCCGCGGCACGGTGGCGCTCGCGAGCGGCGATGCGCGCGACGCGCCGCTGATCGATCCGCGTTTCTTCAGCGATGCGCGCGATCTCGACCTGCTCGTGCGCGGCACGCAGGCGATGCGCCGCATCCTGTCGCAGGCGCCGCTCGCGTCGCAGGGCGGGCGCGAGCTGTACACGCGGGCGGACCAGAGCGAAGCCGAGTTGCGTGCGACGATCGTCGCGCATGCCGACACGATCTATCACCCGGTCGGCACGTGCCGGATGGGCTCCGATGCGCGTGCGGTCGTCGATCCGCAACTGTGCGTGCGCGGCGTCGAAGGGTTGCGCGTGGTGGATGCGTCGGTCATGCCGACGCTGGTCGGCGGGAACACGAATGCGCCGTCGGTGATGATCGGCGAACGCGCGGCGGACTTCATCGTTGCCGCGCGCAAGGGCGGCGTACCGCGCGGCGAGGCGGCTGCCGCGGTGCACGGCCGCTGATCGGCGCGCGCACTTAAGCGGCAATGCTCAGGCAAACGTATCGACGAGGCCCGCGCGGCTCACGCGCGCGGCGGCCGGTGCGGATTGCGCAGCGTCGGTGGGTGCATCGACGGCTGACGATCCGCCGTGCCCGCGCCGCGACGACTGGCCGCGGGCGAAGGTCTGTTGCGGGTTCTGCTGCTGCGACGCGAAGCCGCCGTCGCTGACTGTCGCGCTGCCGAGCCCGAGCCCGCCCGCTTCCATCGCATCGCGCAGCTTCGGCAGCGCGGCTTCGACCGCGTCGCGCACCTGTGCGTGCTGCGACACGAACAGCGCATGCGCGTGGTTGTCCGCGACGCGCAGCACCACCTGCAGCGGCCCGAGATCGGGCGGGTTGAGCGTCAGTTCGGCGCTCTGCTGGTGCGCATTCGACAGGAATACGACCTTCTGGCTCAGCGCGTCCGTCCAGTCGGCGGTACCGACGTGCGGGGCGAGCACGTGCGGGTTGGCAGTGGCGATCGCGCTCGCGGCGGGCGACAACTGCAGGTTCGCCTGCGCCGCGGCCGCAGCCGTTGCGCCGGCCGCGAGCGTCGCGCTGGCCGCCGGGTCCGTCGCGTCGCCGGCTGCCGCGAGCGCATGCTGCGCGCCGGACTGCGCGTTCGCGTCGGCCTGCAGCGCCTGCGCGGTGACCTGCGTCGGCGTCTGCTGGGTGGCGAGCGCCCCTTTCGCGTCGGCGAGCGTGCGGTCGAACGTCGGCACCTTCGGCGTCAGCGGTGCGGCGGCGGTCGATGCAGACGATGCGGGTGCCGAAGCCGAAGCCGAAGCCGAAGCCGAAGCCGAAGCCGAAGCCGTTGCGCCGGCCGCGGGCATCGCGATCGCGCCCGAGCCGCCGGTCAGCTTGGCGAGCGCCGCTTGCAGCGCGTCGCGGCTCGACGCCGGCGTGGCCGGCTGGGCGGCCGCATCCTTGGCTGCGTGGTCCGCCAGCGCGGCCGTCGCGTCGGGCTGGCCGGACACGGCCGCCTTTTGCGCGGTAGCGGCGGCTGGGGCGGTATCGGCTGGCGTCGCGTTGTCCGTGCGTGCCTGCAGTTGTGCCTGCACGGCCGCGGCGGCCGCGAGTGCGCCGGCGTCGGGATTGGGGTTGGCGGTGGCGTTCGTGTCGTCGGTCGACCGGGCGTCGTCCGGGCCGGACGGCTTCGTGCCGGCGGCCGGCTTCGACGCGGCCTGCGTCGTCGACGCACCCGGCGTGCCGGCGTTCGCCGCGTCGCGCCGCGTGACGACGCTTTGCTTCAGCGTCTGCGCGAACGGCACGGCGGCCGTGGCGGTCGTGGTGGCAGCGGTGTCTTTGGCGGAGGCGGTGCCGGACGAACCCGAGCCGCGGGCGGCCTTGAGTGCGGCGCCGGCGGTGTCGATCAGCGCGCCGAGCAGGGGCAGGGGAGGCATGGCGGTTCTCTCGTTCGAATGCGGTGGTCGGTTACGACGAACGGGCCGCGTCGGCCCGCATGCGCAGGAGCTTCGCGGCGTGTTCATCGGAGTCGCGCTGTTCGCGCCGGGCGTCGCGCTGCGCTTCCTGCGCGACGCCGCGCGCCTGCAGGATTTCATACGAGCCGACGGTGCGTTTCTTCTGTTGCCAGTTCGGGCGTGCTTCGTCGATGCGGACTTCGGCCGCGGCCAGCACGTTGCGCTGCTGCGCGATCGCCGCGTCGAGCGTGTCGATGAACGCCTGGAAATTGCGCCAGTTGCCGGCCGGCATCCCGTTCTGCGCGGATTGCGCGAAGCGCGCGTGGTATTCGTCGCGATAGCGCAGCAGCGCGTCGAGCTGCTCTGCGGCCGAGGTGCGGTCGCGCTGCGCGGTACCGAGCTGCTTCGCGGCCGTGTCGAGGTCTTCCTGCGCGCGGTCGAGCAGCAACTGAAGGGGAAAGCCGGGAGCCATCGTGATCAGCCTCCGTAAGCATCGAACAGCGCATCGAGCCCGGCGAGGCTCGACGCGAACGGCGCGCATTCGCGAAAGCCCTGTTGCAGGAACGCCTCGATGCGCGGATAGAGCGCGATCGCGCGGTCGAGCTGCGCGTCGCGTCCGGGGGCGTACGCGCCGACCGCGATCAGGTCGCGATTGCGCTGGTAGCGCGACAGCATCTGCTTGAACTGCCGCACGTGGTCGAGATGCGTTTCGTCGATCAGCGCGGTCATCGCGCGGCTGATCGACGCCTCGATGTCGATCGCGGGATAGTGGCCGGCCTCGGCGAGCGTGCGCGACAGCACGATGTGGCCGTCGAGGATCGCGCGCGCCGAATCGGCGATCGGGTCCTGCTGGTCGTCGCCTTCGGTCAGCACCGTGTAGAACGCGGTGATCGAGCCGCCGCCTTCGGGCCCGTTGCCGGTGCGCTCGACGAGCGCGGGCAACTTCGCGAACACCGACGGCGGGTAGCCCTTCGTCGCGGGCGGCTCGCCGATCGCCAGCGCGATCTCGCGCTGCGCCATCGCGTAGCGCGTCAGCGAATCCATCAGCAGCAGCACGTGCTTGCCCTGGTCGCGGAAATACTCGGCGAGCGACGTCGCGTAGGCCGCGCCCTGCATCCGCAACAGCGGCGACACGTCGGCCGGCGCCGCGACGACGACCGAGCGCGCGAGCCCGTCTTCGCCGAGGATCTGTTCGATGAATTCCTTCACTTCGCGGCCGCGTTCGCCGATCAGCCCGATCACGATCACTTCCGCGCTCGTGTAGCGCGCCATCGTGCCGAGCAGCACCGACTTGCCGACGCCGGAGCCCGCGAACAGGCCCATCCGCTGCCCGCGGCCGACGGTGAGCAGCGCGTTGATCGCGCGCACGCCGACGTCGAGCACGTGGTGGATCGGTTCGCGTTCGAGCGGATTGATCGACGGCGCCGACAGCGGCGCATCGACCTTCGACGCGAGCGGGCCGAGGCCGTCGAGCGGGCGGCCCGACGCGTCGACGACGCGCCCGAGCATCTCCCAGCCGACCGGCAGCCGCTTCGCGCCCGCGAGCGGATCGGTGACGGGCGCGCTTTCGCGCGGCCACACGCGCGCGCCGGGCAGCACGCCGGCGACGTCGGTGGTCGGCATCAGGAACAGGCGGTCGCCGGCGAAGCCGACGACTTCCGCTTCCGCGTGCGGCAGCGTGCTGCCGGGCGGCAATTCGATCGTGCATTCGGCACCGACCGACAGGCGCAGCCCGATCGCCTCGAGCACGAGGCCCGCCGCGCGCGTGAGGCGCCCGCACGGCCGCAGCGGCAGCGCGCGGTGGCTGCGCGCGGCGAGCCCGTTCAGGTGCGTGCGCCAGTGCGCGAGATGCGGATTGTGCGGCGCGCGCGGCGTGGTGCCGGATGCGGCGGCCGCTGCGTGCGGCTTCGCGTCGTGTGCGGTGTCGTGTGCGGCAGCGGGGCCGAACGATGCGAGCGCGAGCTCGCGTTCGAGCGGCGTCATGCCGTCATGCGCGAGCGATTCGGGCGGCCGCGTCAC is part of the Burkholderia pyrrocinia genome and harbors:
- a CDS encoding coniferyl aldehyde dehydrogenase → MKNDLPELAPQALPSADALTSLLRDQRAAYLRAPYPAWETRVQHLRALRTMLLDNSDALAEAISADFGHRAKQEVLLSEIWMAKEEIDDALKHGKRWMKPIRKPMNKWLRPARAKVIPQPLGVVGIVVPWNYPVLLAAGPLICALAAGNRAIIKMSELTPRTSALFEQLIAKTFTRDHVAVVNGDAEVGAAFSGLPFDHLLFTGSTQVGRHVMRAAADNLTPVTLELGGKSPAIVGPNARFDAAVDAIVAGKTLNAGQTCIAPDYVLLPRGMEAAFIERARARLAKMYPDLSTNGDYTTIVSPRHYARLQQLASDAQAAGAQLHPLSDAQSDPASRRFVPCAITQVPAASQLMQEEIFGPLLPLVPYERLDEAIAYVNARPRPLALYLFDEDGGTIDRVMRETISGGVTINEALMHIACGSLPFGGVGASGMGAYHGYDGFVTFSKMKPVLTQARLNTRGLIAPPYGKRFAAVLKLMLKL
- a CDS encoding GMC family oxidoreductase, with translation MQYDYIIVGGGSGGSSLAGRLADACPDATIALIEAGSHTERNLLVNMPVGIAALVPFKLGTNYGYETVPQPGLGGRRGYQPRGRGMGGSSAINAMIYTRGHPGDYDEWAQLGATGWGWQDVLPYFRRAEGNERGADAWHGADGPLSVSDLRFRNPFSERFIQAAHAAGYPLNDDFNGATQEGVGFYQVTHRDGSRCSVARAYIYGRNRPNLHVITDATVLRVGFDGKRAVGVAVSRNGRVETLGARAEVILSAGAFNSPQLLMCSGIGPAEQLRRHGIAVVQDAPDVGTNLIDHIDFIINTRVNSSELVGVCLRGIAKMTPALARYFSSRTGMMTSNVAEAGGFIKSDPSLERPDLQLHFCTALVDDHNRKMHWGFGYSLHVCALRPFSRGTVALASGDARDAPLIDPRFFSDARDLDLLVRGTQAMRRILSQAPLASQGGRELYTRADQSEAELRATIVAHADTIYHPVGTCRMGSDARAVVDPQLCVRGVEGLRVVDASVMPTLVGGNTNAPSVMIGERAADFIVAARKGGVPRGEAAAAVHGR
- a CDS encoding flagellar hook-length control protein FliK, with translation MPPLPLLGALIDTAGAALKAARGSGSSGTASAKDTAATTTATAAVPFAQTLKQSVVTRRDAANAGTPGASTTQAASKPAAGTKPSGPDDARSTDDTNATANPNPDAGALAAAAAVQAQLQARTDNATPADTAPAAATAQKAAVSGQPDATAALADHAAKDAAAQPATPASSRDALQAALAKLTGGSGAIAMPAAGATASASASASASASASAPASSASTAAAPLTPKVPTFDRTLADAKGALATQQTPTQVTAQALQADANAQSGAQHALAAAGDATDPAASATLAAGATAAAAAQANLQLSPAASAIATANPHVLAPHVGTADWTDALSQKVVFLSNAHQQSAELTLNPPDLGPLQVVLRVADNHAHALFVSQHAQVRDAVEAALPKLRDAMEAGGLGLGSATVSDGGFASQQQNPQQTFARGQSSRRGHGGSSAVDAPTDAAQSAPAAARVSRAGLVDTFA
- the fliJ gene encoding flagellar export protein FliJ is translated as MAPGFPLQLLLDRAQEDLDTAAKQLGTAQRDRTSAAEQLDALLRYRDEYHARFAQSAQNGMPAGNWRNFQAFIDTLDAAIAQQRNVLAAAEVRIDEARPNWQQKKRTVGSYEILQARGVAQEAQRDARREQRDSDEHAAKLLRMRADAARSS
- the fliI gene encoding flagellar protein export ATPase FliI; protein product: MVTRPPESLAHDGMTPLERELALASFGPAAAHDTAHDAKPHAAAAASGTTPRAPHNPHLAHWRTHLNGLAARSHRALPLRPCGRLTRAAGLVLEAIGLRLSVGAECTIELPPGSTLPHAEAEVVGFAGDRLFLMPTTDVAGVLPGARVWPRESAPVTDPLAGAKRLPVGWEMLGRVVDASGRPLDGLGPLASKVDAPLSAPSINPLEREPIHHVLDVGVRAINALLTVGRGQRMGLFAGSGVGKSVLLGTMARYTSAEVIVIGLIGERGREVKEFIEQILGEDGLARSVVVAAPADVSPLLRMQGAAYATSLAEYFRDQGKHVLLLMDSLTRYAMAQREIALAIGEPPATKGYPPSVFAKLPALVERTGNGPEGGGSITAFYTVLTEGDDQQDPIADSARAILDGHIVLSRTLAEAGHYPAIDIEASISRAMTALIDETHLDHVRQFKQMLSRYQRNRDLIAVGAYAPGRDAQLDRAIALYPRIEAFLQQGFRECAPFASSLAGLDALFDAYGG